In Phaseolus vulgaris cultivar G19833 chromosome 10, P. vulgaris v2.0, whole genome shotgun sequence, a single genomic region encodes these proteins:
- the LOC137815913 gene encoding filament-like plant protein 1, producing MAEDLPSIISKAVESSSKKLQDDISVLQEENRLIRIEAEKLSCNLMLAEIGHSRVEDAMSTELRVARKEAIDLRHKVHLLTQEKIELESKLVPYRLKVADLEASIKADATKVESLEKRSVDQEVLLGKVEKERDDTVAELAEARKENEKIAAELARAQEENKKVAEDLVQAREKTEELKKRADELEQQTEGLKKQNEELELSSAQVLAAGFDAALEQFAC from the coding sequence ATGGCAGAAgacctcccctccatcatatcaaaagctgtggagagctccagcaagaaacttcaggacgacatctccgtgctccaagaggagaatcgcctaataaggatcgaggcggagaagttgtcttgcAACCTTATGCTGGCAGAGATCGGTCATTCGagagtggaggacgccatgagcactGAGCTGAGGGTGGCGCGTAAGGAGGCCATTGATCTGCGCCATAAGGTGCACCTCCTaactcaagagaaaattgagctggagagcaaactggttccctaccgtctcaaggtggctgacctggaggcatcgatcaaagcagatgcaACCAAGGTAGAgagccttgagaagaggtcagtagaTCAGGAGGTCCTCTTAGGAAAAGTCGAGAAAGAGAGGGATGACACCGTGGCTGAGCTCGCCGAGGCCAGAAAGGAAAACGAAAAGATCGCTGCAGAGCTGGCTCGGGCGCAGgaggaaaacaagaaggttgctgaagacctcgtTCAAGCTCGTGAGAAAACTGAAGAACTAAAGAAACGAGCCGATGAGCTAGAAcagcaaaccgaggggctcaaaaaGCAGAATGAagagctcgagctgagctccgcccaagtcctcgctgctgggtttgacgccgccctggagcaatttgCCTGCTAG